From one Thermatribacter velox genomic stretch:
- a CDS encoding ABC transporter substrate-binding protein, with product MKGKLWVSLLVLIVLGAFLTTGVLAQEKVTIRWLFETDFGGGWKVLIENFEKTHPNIKVEMQEGPSATNTREDMYTTSFMAGESTYDMAYADLIWVPKFAAAGWIIPLGDRLTPYEIAQFLPGDIAGGMYQGKLYRIPSQSDAGMLYYRKDLLEEAGFEPPLTWDDLVEQAQKLQNPPDLWGFVWQGNQYEGLICDYLELLWGAGGELLDAEGKVVLDQGTAAVEALQFMYDVINTYKISPPGVTTYQEEESRHVFHNGQAVFHRNWPYVWTLAQKEDSPIKGKVGITPMVHKEGFQSAATQGGWGWVISKFSKHQEEAWEWIKFATSYESQKILHFYNGYIPTRHALFADPDILKESPHYPDLWRVQINARTRPQHPQYAQISDILQRNLHAGLTGTIKPEEAIKRAAQEIRELLGQ from the coding sequence ATGAAGGGTAAATTATGGGTTTCTCTTCTGGTGTTAATCGTTCTGGGAGCATTCTTGACAACCGGTGTTTTAGCTCAAGAAAAGGTCACCATTCGTTGGCTCTTTGAAACCGACTTTGGCGGAGGATGGAAAGTACTCATCGAAAACTTTGAAAAAACTCATCCCAACATTAAGGTAGAAATGCAGGAAGGCCCTTCAGCAACCAACACCCGGGAAGACATGTACACCACTTCTTTTATGGCCGGAGAAAGTACCTATGACATGGCTTACGCTGACTTGATTTGGGTGCCCAAGTTCGCCGCTGCAGGCTGGATCATTCCTCTGGGAGATCGGTTAACTCCCTACGAAATTGCACAGTTCCTCCCCGGAGATATTGCAGGAGGAATGTACCAAGGAAAGCTTTATCGTATACCCAGCCAGTCCGACGCCGGCATGCTTTACTACCGCAAAGACCTCCTGGAGGAAGCAGGTTTTGAGCCACCGCTGACCTGGGACGATTTGGTAGAACAGGCACAGAAACTTCAGAATCCACCGGATCTATGGGGATTCGTATGGCAGGGCAACCAATATGAAGGTCTAATCTGTGACTATCTGGAGCTTCTCTGGGGAGCGGGAGGAGAACTCCTCGACGCAGAGGGTAAGGTAGTGCTCGACCAGGGTACCGCAGCAGTAGAAGCGTTACAGTTTATGTATGACGTGATCAACACCTACAAGATTTCTCCACCAGGGGTCACCACCTACCAGGAAGAAGAATCACGTCATGTGTTCCACAACGGACAGGCCGTGTTCCACCGCAACTGGCCCTATGTATGGACTCTGGCCCAGAAAGAAGACTCACCCATAAAGGGCAAAGTAGGTATCACTCCCATGGTTCATAAAGAAGGATTTCAGAGTGCAGCCACCCAGGGAGGCTGGGGATGGGTAATTTCCAAATTCAGCAAACACCAGGAAGAAGCCTGGGAATGGATTAAATTCGCCACCAGCTATGAATCGCAAAAAATTCTCCACTTCTATAATGGCTACATCCCCACCCGCCATGCTCTCTTTGCAGATCCCGATATTCTCAAGGAAAGCCCTCACTATCCAGATCTGTGGAGAGTACAAATTAATGCTCGAACCAGACCACAACATCCTCAATATGCACAAATCTCAGATATTCTCCAGAGAAACCTCCATGCTGGACTGACTGGAACCATCAAACCTGAAGAAGCGATAAAGCGTGCTGCCCAGGAAATCAGAGAACTGTTAGGCCAATAA
- a CDS encoding coiled-coil domain-containing protein: protein MSYRKVLLFVTVCILLVFLQAGAWAKVDYDRIYRDTLAKWTRTQTVRDTFSVEAVYWSEELVQAWVAKYGSENLLSSEEEEAYHRDYLQREGLNRYLVFEVTLRKLKGPALYPMDFTQNTYLVDDKGNKWYPVKYDPGFEEKIHREFTGKIYFARFDKEGNPIINQDTEYIALHFAKISISPSLISEEVLLRWDKPYLPPDYSKPEWRPLLEEEILRLEERIKELEFQKENLEEQKKRIEAKIEELQQRIKELEAQKSAQS, encoded by the coding sequence ATGAGCTACAGAAAGGTACTGCTTTTTGTTACTGTTTGCATTTTGCTGGTTTTCCTTCAAGCTGGAGCCTGGGCAAAGGTTGATTATGACCGCATATACCGAGATACGCTGGCTAAGTGGACGAGGACGCAAACGGTCCGTGATACGTTCTCAGTAGAAGCAGTGTACTGGAGTGAGGAACTGGTGCAGGCCTGGGTGGCCAAATACGGGAGTGAAAATCTTCTTTCCTCAGAAGAGGAGGAGGCGTATCATCGGGATTACCTTCAAAGAGAAGGTTTAAACCGCTATCTTGTTTTTGAAGTTACATTACGTAAACTGAAGGGTCCTGCTTTGTATCCCATGGATTTTACCCAGAACACTTACCTTGTCGACGATAAAGGCAACAAATGGTATCCTGTGAAGTATGACCCGGGTTTTGAGGAAAAAATTCACCGTGAGTTTACTGGAAAGATCTATTTTGCTCGCTTTGATAAAGAGGGTAATCCGATTATTAATCAGGATACAGAATATATCGCGCTACACTTTGCCAAAATTTCAATAAGTCCCAGCTTGATTAGTGAAGAAGTGTTGCTTCGATGGGACAAGCCCTATCTTCCGCCCGATTACTCGAAGCCAGAATGGCGGCCTTTATTGGAAGAGGAGATCCTGCGTCTTGAAGAGCGGATTAAAGAGCTGGAGTTTCAGAAGGAAAATCTTGAAGAGCAAAAAAAGAGAATAGAGGCCAAAATAGAGGAACTGCAGCAGAGAATTAAGGAGCTCGAAGCTCAAAAGAGCGCCCAATCTTGA
- a CDS encoding esterase-like activity of phytase family protein — translation MSPWKKNRRFSYSEIEIVETISLKHKEGKSITGLPITPGLIGATNEIALTENLQIIGYSNDGLDPEGIALDHEGNFWICDEYGPFVAKFDKKGKLLKEYATGNGLPEVLKYRIPNRGFEGITVAPNGKIYIAVQSVLNIEEKTAVTAQFTRIVELDPLTGKTRMYAYPIDRENYNSPKDAKIGDIFAISNDKLLLIEQGKDKEKKMRNIIYLVELQGATDISNLKIDGKEPEFITDKNKLSTIKFASKTMIIDLRTNGWKAEKAEGIAMLPDGKTIVVASDNDFGITIDVQDSENQDTEILDYTLYPDGSLKHNNKVAKPVFRIVPNPDAVESNTQLWLIKLPETLK, via the coding sequence CTGTCGCCGTGGAAGAAAAATCGCAGGTTTTCATATAGTGAAATAGAAATTGTTGAAACAATCAGTCTCAAACACAAAGAGGGCAAATCCATCACAGGATTACCCATTACACCTGGCTTAATTGGTGCCACCAACGAAATTGCCCTAACTGAAAACTTGCAAATTATAGGTTACAGTAACGACGGTCTTGACCCGGAAGGTATTGCACTCGACCACGAAGGCAATTTCTGGATCTGTGATGAGTATGGTCCTTTCGTGGCCAAATTTGATAAAAAAGGCAAGCTCTTAAAAGAATACGCCACTGGCAATGGTTTGCCTGAAGTGTTAAAATACCGCATTCCTAATAGGGGATTTGAAGGCATCACTGTAGCACCAAACGGGAAAATCTATATTGCAGTGCAAAGTGTTTTAAACATAGAGGAAAAAACAGCTGTCACCGCCCAGTTCACAAGGATTGTGGAACTTGATCCTCTTACGGGTAAAACCAGGATGTATGCTTACCCCATTGATAGAGAAAATTATAATTCTCCCAAGGACGCCAAGATAGGCGATATCTTCGCTATCTCCAACGACAAGCTTCTTCTAATTGAACAGGGCAAAGACAAGGAAAAAAAGATGCGCAATATCATCTATCTCGTTGAATTACAAGGCGCCACAGATATTTCAAACTTAAAAATAGACGGGAAAGAACCAGAATTCATCACCGATAAGAATAAGCTCTCCACCATTAAGTTTGCATCCAAAACAATGATAATCGACTTAAGAACAAATGGATGGAAAGCCGAAAAAGCGGAAGGAATAGCCATGCTCCCTGACGGAAAAACCATAGTAGTGGCAAGCGATAACGATTTCGGTATTACCATTGATGTTCAGGATAGCGAAAATCAAGATACCGAAATTCTGGACTACACACTTTACCCGGACGGTAGCCTTAAACACAACAACAAAGTTGCCAAACCAGTTTTTCGAATCGTTCCCAACCCTGACGCGGTTGAAAGTAACACTCAACTCTGGCTTATCAAACTCCCCGAAACATTAAAATAA
- a CDS encoding CsgG/HfaB family protein, with amino-acid sequence MLCKRAHFLLLIAFLIFSFASFANAEVKPKVVVVGFDITVPGFQYEETLPNALTDLMIDSLINSGRFRVFERRKLSSLVTEQSFQHFSGLVDTQTAVQLGRMVGAHYVITGSITDISKSGGGGLRLGSVSLGKSSIRATLTVRIVDVTTGEILYSAVKQKKASRSKVGLGFGDVSMYSDSSLSVISAVKELCDEIVADFVSKIDEGIGELADIPLEGYVVESSGKTAYLNLGEATGIKVGSRVRIFKPGKSIVDPKTGETLDQELIPVAEGMVAEVRDRVSKVFLTQAREPVNKEYTVKVLSGEEAESVEFSERLLTEELTTGESEEVNFEEPVYAEEKQPSEEAVEVEKEETPIEVTSLPDQFEGKEVLVAQELYPGGNKKLEYTYYEVDGKQVYHGLFTKWYENGKVRIQGTYRDGKKDGVWKEYFINGVLKSEGTYANGLKEGKWIIYYGSGHKHWEGNYHQNLKEGLWVEYANTSGEKKFAEVEYKAGKEVPGTYVEYDAYGNVVKRK; translated from the coding sequence TTGTTGTGCAAGCGGGCTCATTTTTTGCTATTAATTGCTTTCTTGATTTTTTCTTTTGCGTCTTTTGCTAATGCCGAGGTTAAACCGAAAGTAGTAGTGGTTGGTTTCGACATAACCGTTCCCGGTTTTCAGTATGAGGAAACCCTTCCCAATGCCCTGACGGATCTCATGATTGATTCTCTCATTAACAGTGGGCGCTTTCGGGTGTTTGAACGTCGTAAGCTTTCCAGTTTGGTAACTGAACAGAGTTTTCAACATTTTTCAGGTTTGGTAGATACCCAGACTGCCGTTCAACTGGGACGCATGGTTGGCGCGCACTATGTGATCACAGGAAGTATAACCGACATATCAAAAAGCGGTGGTGGCGGTTTGAGATTGGGTTCTGTCAGTTTGGGCAAATCTTCAATCCGGGCAACCTTGACGGTACGTATTGTGGATGTAACAACGGGAGAAATTCTTTACTCAGCTGTGAAGCAAAAGAAAGCCAGTCGTTCCAAAGTGGGTCTGGGCTTTGGAGATGTTTCGATGTATTCTGACAGTAGTTTGAGTGTTATTTCTGCCGTAAAGGAACTTTGTGACGAGATTGTTGCCGATTTTGTTTCCAAGATTGACGAGGGTATTGGAGAGCTTGCCGATATTCCTCTTGAGGGATATGTGGTGGAGAGTAGCGGGAAGACCGCTTACCTTAACCTGGGTGAGGCTACTGGAATAAAGGTGGGCAGTAGAGTGCGCATTTTTAAACCTGGAAAAAGCATTGTGGATCCCAAAACTGGAGAGACCCTGGATCAGGAGCTTATTCCTGTTGCTGAGGGTATGGTGGCTGAAGTGCGCGATCGGGTTTCCAAAGTGTTTTTAACGCAAGCAAGGGAACCAGTTAACAAGGAGTACACGGTGAAAGTGCTTTCTGGAGAAGAAGCTGAGTCTGTAGAATTTTCTGAGAGGCTACTTACTGAAGAACTGACAACTGGAGAGAGCGAAGAAGTCAATTTTGAAGAACCGGTTTATGCTGAGGAAAAGCAACCCTCTGAGGAGGCTGTTGAGGTAGAAAAAGAAGAAACCCCCATAGAAGTTACGTCGCTACCCGACCAATTTGAGGGCAAGGAAGTACTTGTTGCTCAGGAATTGTATCCCGGTGGGAACAAGAAACTTGAGTACACCTATTACGAGGTTGACGGAAAACAGGTTTATCACGGATTGTTTACTAAATGGTACGAAAACGGCAAGGTTAGGATTCAGGGCACTTATCGGGATGGAAAGAAAGACGGAGTGTGGAAAGAATACTTTATAAACGGCGTACTGAAATCTGAAGGAACTTACGCGAATGGCTTAAAAGAGGGTAAATGGATCATTTACTATGGAAGTGGTCATAAGCACTGGGAAGGTAACTATCATCAGAATTTAAAGGAAGGCCTCTGGGTCGAATATGCAAACACCAGTGGAGAAAAAAAGTTTGCCGAAGTTGAATATAAAGCGGGGAAAGAAGTTCCAGGCACTTATGTGGAGTATGATGCCTATGGAAACGTGGTGAAAAGAAAATAG
- a CDS encoding LacI family DNA-binding transcriptional regulator, with protein sequence MATLKEIAQKANVSITTVSHVINGTRPVSEALRQKVLKAMEELGIEIPVNKKRAHSHLIAMLIDDIFNPFFTEVFAVAEATARSMDYNLLILSSIKQGEDILYLRDLENRKVDGVIVATRLSLSHLKRAFSTHLPMVFLGGNLEVPFSASVLLPDEQGSYLATKHLTELGHSKILCVGGPRKFSIFRDRFRGYTKALEEAGITVNSQLMVEIPLTFQAAYQFGLEFLSNAHQKVTAVFTHNDPTACGMMKAAQNLGIKVPEELSIVGFDNTFVTRLTNPTLTSVNIPKKLVGKRLVEMLIRLIRGNNIPNCVIEEVSLDIKESTAPVNTR encoded by the coding sequence ATGGCCACGCTTAAAGAAATCGCTCAAAAAGCAAATGTTTCGATTACTACTGTTTCCCACGTAATTAACGGTACAAGACCTGTCAGTGAAGCCCTGCGTCAAAAGGTCCTTAAGGCTATGGAAGAGCTGGGGATAGAAATACCTGTTAACAAAAAAAGGGCCCACTCTCACTTGATTGCCATGCTCATCGACGACATCTTTAACCCTTTCTTTACTGAAGTTTTTGCAGTTGCAGAAGCAACAGCTCGGAGCATGGATTATAACCTTCTCATCTTATCATCCATCAAGCAGGGCGAAGATATCCTGTATCTGAGAGATCTGGAAAACCGGAAAGTAGATGGGGTAATTGTGGCTACACGTCTTTCTCTCTCTCATCTAAAGAGAGCCTTTTCCACTCATCTACCCATGGTGTTTTTGGGTGGCAACCTGGAAGTTCCTTTTTCTGCCAGCGTCCTCCTTCCTGATGAGCAAGGATCTTATCTGGCTACCAAACATCTCACCGAACTTGGACACTCAAAGATTTTATGCGTGGGAGGCCCCAGGAAATTCTCCATCTTTCGAGATCGTTTCCGAGGCTATACAAAGGCGCTCGAAGAAGCTGGAATTACTGTGAATTCCCAACTAATGGTAGAAATACCGCTCACTTTCCAGGCAGCCTACCAGTTCGGCCTGGAGTTTCTGAGCAATGCTCACCAAAAAGTGACCGCAGTGTTTACCCACAATGACCCTACCGCATGCGGGATGATGAAAGCTGCCCAAAACCTGGGCATAAAGGTACCGGAAGAGCTTTCCATCGTTGGATTCGATAACACCTTTGTAACCAGGCTCACTAATCCCACTCTCACCTCAGTTAACATCCCCAAAAAACTCGTTGGAAAAAGGCTGGTAGAAATGCTCATTCGGCTCATCAGAGGAAACAACATTCCAAACTGTGTTATTGAAGAAGTTAGCCTGGACATCAAGGAATCAACAGCACCAGTAAATACAAGGTGA
- a CDS encoding PEGA domain-containing protein: MKMLVSFLLSFLLLASFTSFGCSQEYPVIAVVGFENHSDIKTPDLGNMGLQYLENALLSMGRFTLADRLTVQKSLTEIGFSSVSGLVDPAYAIQLGKMLGARYLAMGDVIEVASKTTEFQGYGIKTRRSSFSVTVGLRIIDAERGLVLFADQCSLSREGLPLKSLGVTVEEESLNVVENLLREAVQNLVNRFDTRLAKQWQASTEAPKKVKIVVNSNPSGADVEVGGIFYGNTPCELLLNEDSVVEITVSLPGYTVWAKKVKVMPGLQIMATLREEPVESTSPSKVEVKVGIESQNSGGE, encoded by the coding sequence ATGAAAATGCTTGTATCCTTTTTGCTTTCTTTTTTATTACTTGCTTCTTTTACCTCCTTTGGTTGTTCTCAGGAGTATCCGGTTATTGCGGTGGTGGGGTTTGAAAATCACTCTGATATAAAAACGCCCGATCTCGGTAACATGGGACTACAATACCTTGAAAATGCTCTTCTTTCTATGGGGCGATTCACCCTTGCCGATCGCCTTACTGTGCAGAAATCGCTTACTGAGATAGGCTTCAGCAGTGTTTCGGGGTTAGTCGATCCTGCTTATGCCATTCAGCTTGGAAAGATGCTGGGAGCAAGATATCTCGCCATGGGTGATGTTATAGAGGTAGCTTCTAAGACCACCGAATTTCAGGGATATGGCATCAAAACCCGACGTAGCAGTTTTTCAGTAACTGTGGGATTACGAATCATAGATGCCGAAAGAGGTTTGGTGCTTTTTGCCGACCAGTGCTCACTTTCTCGAGAAGGTCTGCCCTTGAAATCTCTGGGGGTAACTGTAGAAGAAGAGTCTCTTAACGTGGTTGAGAACTTGTTACGCGAAGCAGTTCAAAATCTGGTTAATCGTTTTGACACTCGTTTAGCAAAGCAATGGCAGGCAAGCACTGAAGCTCCCAAGAAAGTAAAAATAGTGGTAAATTCCAACCCTTCAGGTGCTGATGTAGAAGTGGGAGGAATATTTTACGGCAACACTCCTTGTGAGCTTCTCCTCAATGAAGACAGTGTCGTAGAGATAACCGTCAGCCTGCCTGGTTACACGGTTTGGGCCAAAAAGGTCAAAGTGATGCCTGGTTTACAAATTATGGCCACTTTGCGGGAAGAGCCTGTGGAGTCAACAAGCCCTTCTAAGGTTGAAGTGAAGGTAGGCATTGAAAGTCAGAATTCGGGAGGTGAATAA
- a CDS encoding carbohydrate ABC transporter permease, producing MKSKKGRMVFFYCLIALVVLFSLSPFLWQVITSFKPSQEIFSRPVKYLPSHIDLSAYSRIFIRHPFGRQILNSIFIASISTFLCLSVASLAAYAVARFKIMGGRGFLLFILLLSLFPPVVLIVPLYEMVSSWGLMNNWLALIIPYASLNLPFAIWVMNSFFQQIPGALEDAAKVDGLSRLGILVRIILPLSAPALATTAILVFIFCWNEFLLALTFMTRDAARTVPVGIAMLSGASQYEIPWDQISAATVLTTLPLVTFVILFQRKIVEGLTAGAVKG from the coding sequence ATGAAAAGCAAAAAAGGCAGGATGGTCTTCTTCTACTGCTTGATAGCTCTTGTGGTTCTATTCAGCCTTTCTCCTTTTCTCTGGCAAGTTATCACCTCTTTTAAGCCTTCACAGGAAATCTTTTCACGCCCCGTGAAATATCTACCCAGCCACATCGACCTGAGTGCTTACTCACGGATTTTCATTCGCCACCCTTTTGGAAGACAAATACTCAACAGCATCTTCATAGCCTCCATCAGCACTTTTTTGTGTCTTTCTGTAGCATCACTGGCAGCTTACGCTGTGGCAAGATTTAAAATTATGGGAGGACGGGGGTTTTTGCTCTTTATCCTCCTTCTATCCCTTTTCCCTCCGGTAGTCCTTATTGTTCCGCTTTATGAAATGGTTAGCTCCTGGGGTTTGATGAACAACTGGCTGGCACTAATCATTCCCTATGCATCTCTTAACCTTCCCTTTGCCATCTGGGTCATGAACAGTTTCTTTCAGCAGATACCGGGAGCACTGGAAGATGCTGCCAAGGTTGATGGTCTGAGTCGTCTGGGAATTCTGGTACGCATCATCCTTCCTCTTTCTGCCCCAGCTCTGGCTACCACCGCCATTTTGGTCTTCATCTTCTGCTGGAACGAATTTCTACTCGCCTTGACCTTTATGACCCGGGATGCTGCCCGAACTGTGCCGGTGGGAATTGCCATGCTTTCCGGGGCTTCACAATACGAAATACCCTGGGACCAGATTTCTGCAGCTACCGTTCTTACCACTCTACCTCTGGTGACTTTCGTGATTCTTTTCCAAAGAAAAATTGTAGAAGGGCTTACTGCCGGGGCGGTTAAAGGGTAA
- a CDS encoding carbohydrate ABC transporter permease, with product MKHGKKPFLTDRRFGYLLLLPALLLFGLVIIYPVARNVYLSFHEKSIATGMVESFAGFKHYLKIFTRDLRFRQALGNTLYFTVVSVGIEFLLGLSFALLLNLNFRFRNFARASVILPWALPTAVMAMAWRWIYHDIYGVANDILLRLGIIREAVAWLGKSPLAMHAAIFSDAWKTTSFMALMLLAGLQSIPQELYAAASIDGAGGWARFRYVTLPLLRPVIILALLFRSLQAFAVFDLIWVLTQGGPGGTTETLSVYLYSYTFRYLNLGYGSALSVAIFALSLIIIFVILFFQREEVELG from the coding sequence ATGAAGCACGGAAAAAAACCATTTCTTACCGATCGGCGTTTTGGGTATCTTCTCTTGCTTCCGGCTCTTCTTCTCTTCGGATTGGTTATCATCTATCCAGTAGCCAGAAACGTCTATCTTTCCTTCCACGAAAAAAGCATCGCTACTGGCATGGTAGAAAGTTTTGCAGGATTCAAGCATTACCTGAAAATATTCACCAGGGACCTTCGATTCCGCCAGGCTTTAGGTAACACACTTTATTTCACGGTGGTATCAGTAGGTATAGAGTTTTTGTTGGGACTTTCTTTTGCACTCCTTTTAAACCTTAATTTTCGCTTTCGAAACTTTGCCCGGGCCAGTGTCATCCTTCCCTGGGCTCTGCCCACTGCGGTGATGGCCATGGCCTGGCGCTGGATTTACCACGACATCTATGGTGTAGCCAACGATATCCTCCTTCGTCTGGGCATCATCCGCGAAGCAGTGGCCTGGTTAGGAAAAAGTCCTCTGGCAATGCATGCTGCCATCTTTTCCGATGCTTGGAAAACCACCTCTTTCATGGCTCTGATGCTGCTTGCCGGGCTACAGTCCATCCCTCAGGAACTTTACGCAGCTGCCAGTATCGATGGCGCCGGTGGTTGGGCGCGGTTTCGATATGTTACTCTCCCTCTCCTGCGACCGGTTATCATTCTGGCCCTCCTTTTTCGAAGCCTGCAGGCCTTCGCAGTTTTTGACCTGATCTGGGTCCTGACTCAGGGAGGCCCTGGGGGAACAACCGAAACCCTCTCGGTATATCTTTACAGTTACACTTTTCGATACTTAAATCTGGGCTACGGTTCTGCTCTCTCGGTGGCCATTTTTGCTCTTTCGCTGATTATCATCTTCGTTATCCTCTTTTTTCAGAGAGAGGAGGTGGAACTGGGATGA